The nucleotide sequence CACCTTCAAACAGGGTGTGGATATGACCGCTCAGGAACTGAAATCCCTGCTTCAGCGTCACAATGTCACAGAGATCCCGGCGCACGGGGCTCCGTTTGACCCGTCCGTACACGAAGCGCTGAGCAGCGAAGCCACAGATCAGATGGCTCCGGGCCACGTCGTGCGTGTGTTTAAAAAGCCTTACAAACTTCATGATAAAGTGATCAGACCTGGCCAAGTGGTTGTTGCCAAGAAGCCAGAGTAAGGAAGCCCTGCTTGTCTAAAAAAGATTTTTACTCCCTTTTGAATGTTTCCCGCTCTGCCACTGCCGATGAGATCAAAAAATCTTATCGCAAGCTGGCTATGCAGTATCACCCGGATAAAAATCCCGGTGATAAAAAGGCCGAGGAAAAATTCAAGGAAATCACCGAGGCCTACGAAGTCTTGAGTGATACCAAAAAACGCGAAATGTACGACCAGTTCGGTCACGCCGGAGCCCAGGGCTTTGGCGGAGCTGGCGGCCCGTTCGGTGGTGCTGGTGGATTCGGCGGCTTTGGTGGCGCCGGAGCCGGCGGTGCTGGAGCTGGTGCCGGTGGTGATCCGTTCCAGGACATCTTCGGTGATGTCTTTGGCGAGATCTTCGGCAATGCCCGCGGCCCGGGTGCCGGTGCCGGTGGTGCGCGCGCCCGTCGTCCCAGCAAGGGCACGGATCTGCGCTACACCCTGAATATCTCTTTTGAAGAATCCGCTTTAGGCAGCGAAAAAGTCATTAGCTTCATGCGCCAGCGCGGCGGCCGTGAAGAGCCGGCAAAATTATCCGTGAATGTTCCTGCTGGCGTGAAAGAAGGCCAGCGCCTGAAACTGGCTGGCGAAGGTGATGCTTCCGGTGGCGCGGCTGCCGGAGACCTGTATGTGATTATCAACATTCAGGAACACCCGCTGTTCAAACGAAACGAAAACGATGTGACATTGGATCTTCCGATTGTTTACACCGATGCGATTTTGGGAACCAACATCGAAGTTCCGACCCTGACGGGAAAAGCCATGATCCGTATTCCTCCGGGAACACACTCTGGGCAGACTTTCCGTCTGAAGGGCAAAGGCTTCCCGAAACTGGGTGGCTTCGGATCCGGTGACATGCTTGTGCGCGTTCTGGTGGACACTCCAAGCAGTCTAAGCAACAAACAAAAAGAACTGGTGGAAGAACTTGCCAAGACCACGGACACAAGTCCTTTGGTGAAGGCCTTCCAGGATAAAGTCGCACAACTGATGAGGACGCGTAAATGAAACCCTACTTTTCACTCTTGCTGACGGCCGGTCTTCTGGCTTCCTGTACGACAGTAGCCACCAAACGCGCTCCGATGAAACCTGCGGCGACCACTGCCGCCACCGGAAAAAAGCCAAAAGCCGTAGGCGGCCTTACCACGGGTAAACCTCCTGAGCAGATTGAAAGTGAAACCTTGAGTGTTCCAGGCGCACCATCAACGGATGTGCTGGGACAACTGAAATCCCTGGTGAACCAGGCTGTGCAAGCGCCCAGCAAGGCCGATCAGGAATCTTACCGTCTGAAGGCCATCGACATTGTAGAGAACAAACTCAACGAAGATCAGCTGGAAGACGTTGCCGATGAATCTGATTTTGGTTTCCTGCGCGGACATGCGATGTTCCGTCTGGGTGAAATTTCTTTGGATAAAAAAGACACCTCTGACGCTAAAAAATACTTTAACTCCGTGACGGAATTTGTTCCGGGCAGCGATCTTGCGCTGCGAGCCCAGGAAATCATCCTGCAGCTGGATTCCGCGAGAAACGTGAAATCCCAGACTGTCGGCGTGGTGCTGCCTTTAAGCGGCCGTAACGCCCCGGTGGGACAGCGTGCCCTGCGTGGCCTTGAAATGGGCTTGGGGCTGCATATTCCGGGCTCTGGCTTCCAGTTGGCCGTGATGGACAGTGAAGGCAATCCTGATTCCGCCCGTCGCGGTGTCGAACGTCTGGTGAAAGAAGACAACGTCATTGCCATCGTGGGAAGCTTGCTTTCAAAGACCGCTCCGGCAGTTGCGGCAAAGTCTGACGAACTGGGTGTGCCGACCATCGCCCTTTCCCAGCGTTCCGGTTTGACCGAAGTGGGCCCCACAGTGTTCAGAAACTCTCTGACCAGCGGTATGCAGGTGCGCGCCCTGGTTCGCACCGCCATGGAAGACATGGGCATGAAAAAGTTCGCGGTGCTTTACCCGAACGATCCGTACGGTATTGAATTCACCAACATCTTCTGGGATGAAGTTTTGGCCCGTGGTGGTGAGATCACTGCGGTTCAGACCTATTCGGTGAAAGAAACAGACTTCCGTCTGGTGGTGCAGCGTCTGGTGGGAACTTACTTCGGTGAAGCCCGTCAGGATGAATTCAACATGCGTTTGAAAGAGCTTCAGACCTCTGGAAAAAAACACTCGGTTCGCCAGAGCAATCTTGAAAACGTGCTGCCACCGATCACGGACTTTGATGCGATCTTTATCCCCGACTCGGCCCGTGCGATGGGACAGATCTCGGCGATGCTGTCTTATAATGATGTGCGCGGCGTGAAGCTTTTGGGAACCAATCTTTGGAACACCAAAGACATCGCCAAACGTGCCGGGAATTTTTCGCAGAATCTGATCTTCGTCGACAGCATGACTCCGGCGAATCAGGATCGTTCGCGTTTTGTGAACGAATACCGCAGCCTGTACAATGAACCGCCTTCCCTGATTGAAATCCAGGCTTATGATGCTGGTCTGATCCTGCGTCAGCTGATTGCCGCCGGAGCCAGCTCCCGTGAGGAATTGGTGCAGAAACTGGGGCAGCTAAATAAGTTCCCAGGATCGCTAGGAAACCTCAGTATTAATGCTGAGCGCGAAATCGAGCGCCCGGTGACCGCCCTAACTATTGAAAAAGGCGAAGTAATTCCCCTTAAAGTCCGCAAATAGTATCTATAAGTTAATTTAATGACGATTTTTTAACCCCCTTCTTGCGGTGCCCTGTCTTAGGAACACCAGCGACCAAGAAAGTCGCAAATCTTTAGAAGGGGGTTGTTATGACAAGTCGTATTTCTGAAAACTTAGTGATGGAGTGCAGAAGAAAACTTCTAACCGCGAAACAGGATGTTTTGAATCGTTTCAGAACAGCCCAGCGCGAACTGGTCCATGCGGAGCGTGGCGGTGACGAAGCAGATCAATCTGTCGCCCACATCGAAGAACATTCTTTTTTGATATCCCAAGCACGCATGAGAAATCAACTGGTCGAGATCGAGATGGCCCTGGCACGTATCGAGCAAGGCACATTCGGTATCTGCGAAGAGACTGAGGAAGCTATCGAATCTGAAAGGTTGCTGGCAATTCCGTGGACTCGTCTGTCCATCGAAGGCGCTGAGATGCGAGAAGCGGTAAGTCGTAAGTTTGCGCGATAAATAATCACGCTGTGCATTTTTAGTGACAGATAATCATTCCCCCGTAATATGCGATCAATTTTCGGCCAAGGATCATCATATCGGGGGGTGAGATGAACGCAACCGAACTCACAGAGTTGACAGAGACTGAACTGCAAAATCTAAAAGAATCCTTGCTCTTCCAAAAGGGCACGATCCTCAATAAATCACATGAATTTAAAGAGGAACAATCCAGCATGGCTGCGGTTGCGGACGAGGCGGAAGCCGCTTCTCAGGATATCTCCAATAATATTTCCATTCATCTGCACGAACGTGACCGTACAGCTTTGTACGCGATCGAAAGAGCTTTGGGGAAAATTGCTGACGGGACATACGGCCAGTGCGAATCCTGCACGGAAATCATCAATGCACGCCGCCTGCAAGCACGACCTTTCACAGCCCTTTGTATTGACTGCATGGAAGAACAAGAAAGCCAGACTGGCCTCTTCCAATAACATTCATATTTAAACTCATTGGATGAGGTCCGCTGACATGGATGTCAGTCCAATTTTTTAAATTTATCCTCAATTGCAGTTTAGAAAAAACTGTCTCACACCGAGAAGACTCATACCAGAAACATAAATTCCCGCATTTTACGCGGAGGAGCGGTATGAGTTTTGACGATAAAGTCCTAGAAATCCCACAGACCCTTCCCATGCTACCTGTGAGAGACATCGTAGTATTCCCCTACATGATCATTCCTTTGTTCGTAGGCAGAGACGCTTCGATCCGCTCAGTTGAAGAAGCTTTGGCAAAAAATCGCCTGATCTTCCTGGCTTCCCAGAAAGACATCACTGAAGAAAATCCATCTCCGGACAACATCTACACTGTTGGTACAGTGGCGATGATCATGAGAATGAGAAAACTTTCCGACGGTCGCGTGAAAATCCTTATCCAGGGTGTCGCAAAAGGCCGCGTGAAAAACTTCACCAAAACTTCCCCTTCCTTTGAAGTGGCTGTTGAAAAGATCGAAGAAACTCCGGTTCAAAAAACCGTTGTTGAAAACGAAGCTTTGATCAGAACCGCGAAAGAGCACATCGAGCGCATCATCGCTCTGGGCCGCCCTCTTTCTCCGGACATCCTGCTGGTATTGGATGATGTTTCTGATCCAGGTCGCATTGCTGACCTTATCGCTTCCAACCTGGGTATCAAGGTTGATGACGCACAGAAGGTTCTGGAAACTTCTGATGCTACAGAAAGACTGAAACTGGTTAACGAGATTCTGGCTGCTGAACTTGAAGTGATGCAGACTCAATCCAAAACTCGCACGGGCGCCAAGGACGACATGTCCAAATCCCAGCGCGAATACTTCCTGCGCGAGCAGATGAAGGCTATAAAGAATGAGCTTGGAGAAGGCGACTCCAAATCAGAAGAAATGGATGAGTTGCGTGAAAAGCTGGTGAACGCCGGCATGCCGACTCATGTGGAAACAGAAGCCCTGAAACAACTGGGCCGTCTGGAGCGTATGCACCCGGATGCATCTGAAGCCACAATGGTTCGCACATACCTTGACTGGATGGCGGATCTTCCATGGAGCAAAAAATCTGAAGACCATATTGATCTTAAACGTTCCAAAGAAATTCTGGATGAAGATCACTATGAACTGGAAAAAGCCAAAGACCGCATCATGGAATTCCTTGCGGTTCGCAAGCTGAAACCAAATCTGAAAGGGCCAATCCTGTGCTTCGGCGGTCCTCCGGGTGTGGGTAAAACATCCCTGGGTAAATCCATCGCTCGTGCGATGGGCCGTGAATACTTCCGTATCGCTCTGGGCGGCGTGAAGGATGAAGCGGAAATCCGTGGTCACCGCCGCACTTATGTGGGCGCGATGCCGGGTAAAATCATCCAGGCTCTTCGTCAGGCAAAAACAAGCAATCCGGTGATCGTACTGGATGAAATTGACAAATTGGGTTCTGACTTCCGTGGTGACCCTTCTGCAGCAATGCTGGAAGTGCTGGATCCGGAACAGAACGCAACTTTCCGTGACAACTATCTGAATGTCGACTTCGACCTTTCAAATGTGTTGTTCATCGCAACAGCCAACGTGTTGGAAAATATCCCACCAGCTTTGCGTGACCGTATGGAGATCCTGAACATTCCTGGTTACACCGAGAATGACAAACTGTTGATCACGAAAAAACATCTGATCAAGAGACAGATCGAAGCCAACGGTATCACTGAAGAAAATATCAGCTTCACTGATGAAGGTATCAAATACCTGATCGCAGGCTACACTCGCGAAGCGGGTCTTCGTAACCTGGAGCGTGAAGTGGGTTCCGTCTGCCGTAAAGTGGCTAAGATGGTGGTGATGGAAGAGGCAAAATTTGTGGAAGTAAATGCCACAACAGTTCCAGAGCTTCTGGGTCCTCCACGCTTCCAGCGTGATGACAAGTTCCATGACTCTCAAGTGGGTGTGGTACAAGGTCTTGCCTGGACACAAGCTGGTGGTGAAGTTCTTACTATCGAAGCTTTGAAAATGAAAGGTAAAGGACATCTTGCATTGACGGGCCAGCTTGGCGACGTGATGAAAGAGTCCGCTCACGCAGCAATGTCTTACGCTCGTGCTCACCAGGAAGAACTGGGCATCCCAGAAGACTTCTTTGATAAGTACGATGTGCATGTGCACTTGCCAGCGGGTGCGATCCCGAAAGACGGTCCATCTGCAGGTATCACTCTCACGACCGCTCTTGTGAGTTTGATGACTGGCACTCCGGTTCGTCACGATATCGCGATGACTGGTGAAGTGACCTTGCAAGGACGTGTACTGCCAGTCGGCGGTATCCGTGAAAAGTGTCTTGCCGCTTTGAACCTGGGTATTACAAACATCATCATCCCGATGGCTTGCCAAAAGGATCTTGCTGATATCCCTAAAGTGTTCAAGGACAAGATCAACTTCATCCTTGCAGAGAATCTGGATGAAGTCTTCGCAGTAGCCTTCGACAAGTCGGCTAAGGGTCAGGAGAAAAAACCTGTCGCGAAGAAAGATCCAAAGAAGACCAAAACGCTTGCGGCGTAATCCGCAAGTGACATCGCCCCTCCCTAAAATGTGATGTTACATCAGAAGGCCGGTAAACCCGGCCTTCTGTCTATTTGGAATCACACTCGTGAATGTGTCTCGTGATGACACACTTTTTATCACGACAAGACCAGAAACAACCCCCGTGGCTTGTGCTAAACAACTAACAGTCATACCCTGTTAGCAATGACATTCAACCGCCTGGGTCAAAGCACCCTCCTGTTCGTAACTGTATTGTGTGCTATTGGGACTATCTTCG is from Bdellovibrio bacteriovorus str. Tiberius and encodes:
- a CDS encoding DnaJ C-terminal domain-containing protein, producing MSKKDFYSLLNVSRSATADEIKKSYRKLAMQYHPDKNPGDKKAEEKFKEITEAYEVLSDTKKREMYDQFGHAGAQGFGGAGGPFGGAGGFGGFGGAGAGGAGAGAGGDPFQDIFGDVFGEIFGNARGPGAGAGGARARRPSKGTDLRYTLNISFEESALGSEKVISFMRQRGGREEPAKLSVNVPAGVKEGQRLKLAGEGDASGGAAAGDLYVIINIQEHPLFKRNENDVTLDLPIVYTDAILGTNIEVPTLTGKAMIRIPPGTHSGQTFRLKGKGFPKLGGFGSGDMLVRVLVDTPSSLSNKQKELVEELAKTTDTSPLVKAFQDKVAQLMRTRK
- a CDS encoding penicillin-binding protein activator gives rise to the protein MKPYFSLLLTAGLLASCTTVATKRAPMKPAATTAATGKKPKAVGGLTTGKPPEQIESETLSVPGAPSTDVLGQLKSLVNQAVQAPSKADQESYRLKAIDIVENKLNEDQLEDVADESDFGFLRGHAMFRLGEISLDKKDTSDAKKYFNSVTEFVPGSDLALRAQEIILQLDSARNVKSQTVGVVLPLSGRNAPVGQRALRGLEMGLGLHIPGSGFQLAVMDSEGNPDSARRGVERLVKEDNVIAIVGSLLSKTAPAVAAKSDELGVPTIALSQRSGLTEVGPTVFRNSLTSGMQVRALVRTAMEDMGMKKFAVLYPNDPYGIEFTNIFWDEVLARGGEITAVQTYSVKETDFRLVVQRLVGTYFGEARQDEFNMRLKELQTSGKKHSVRQSNLENVLPPITDFDAIFIPDSARAMGQISAMLSYNDVRGVKLLGTNLWNTKDIAKRAGNFSQNLIFVDSMTPANQDRSRFVNEYRSLYNEPPSLIEIQAYDAGLILRQLIAAGASSREELVQKLGQLNKFPGSLGNLSINAEREIERPVTALTIEKGEVIPLKVRK
- a CDS encoding TraR/DksA family transcriptional regulator, whose protein sequence is MTSRISENLVMECRRKLLTAKQDVLNRFRTAQRELVHAERGGDEADQSVAHIEEHSFLISQARMRNQLVEIEMALARIEQGTFGICEETEEAIESERLLAIPWTRLSIEGAEMREAVSRKFAR
- a CDS encoding TraR/DksA family transcriptional regulator, whose amino-acid sequence is MNATELTELTETELQNLKESLLFQKGTILNKSHEFKEEQSSMAAVADEAEAASQDISNNISIHLHERDRTALYAIERALGKIADGTYGQCESCTEIINARRLQARPFTALCIDCMEEQESQTGLFQ
- the lon gene encoding endopeptidase La, with protein sequence MSFDDKVLEIPQTLPMLPVRDIVVFPYMIIPLFVGRDASIRSVEEALAKNRLIFLASQKDITEENPSPDNIYTVGTVAMIMRMRKLSDGRVKILIQGVAKGRVKNFTKTSPSFEVAVEKIEETPVQKTVVENEALIRTAKEHIERIIALGRPLSPDILLVLDDVSDPGRIADLIASNLGIKVDDAQKVLETSDATERLKLVNEILAAELEVMQTQSKTRTGAKDDMSKSQREYFLREQMKAIKNELGEGDSKSEEMDELREKLVNAGMPTHVETEALKQLGRLERMHPDASEATMVRTYLDWMADLPWSKKSEDHIDLKRSKEILDEDHYELEKAKDRIMEFLAVRKLKPNLKGPILCFGGPPGVGKTSLGKSIARAMGREYFRIALGGVKDEAEIRGHRRTYVGAMPGKIIQALRQAKTSNPVIVLDEIDKLGSDFRGDPSAAMLEVLDPEQNATFRDNYLNVDFDLSNVLFIATANVLENIPPALRDRMEILNIPGYTENDKLLITKKHLIKRQIEANGITEENISFTDEGIKYLIAGYTREAGLRNLEREVGSVCRKVAKMVVMEEAKFVEVNATTVPELLGPPRFQRDDKFHDSQVGVVQGLAWTQAGGEVLTIEALKMKGKGHLALTGQLGDVMKESAHAAMSYARAHQEELGIPEDFFDKYDVHVHLPAGAIPKDGPSAGITLTTALVSLMTGTPVRHDIAMTGEVTLQGRVLPVGGIREKCLAALNLGITNIIIPMACQKDLADIPKVFKDKINFILAENLDEVFAVAFDKSAKGQEKKPVAKKDPKKTKTLAA